In Mycobacteriales bacterium, the genomic stretch CGCGGATGCAGGAGATCCGCGCCAACGGGACCACGATCGTGGTGGTCAGCCACAACCTCAACGTCGTACGCGGGTTCTGCGACCGAGCCCTGGTGATGAGCCACGGCCACAAGATCTTCGACGGGCCGACCTTCGAGGCGATCTCGGAGTTCTACAACGTGGTGGGCAGCGAGGCGATGGCCGATCCGTCGACCGGTGAGCTCGCCACACACGGCGCGGACATCGAGTCGCTGAGCCTGCACAACGCCGCGACCGGCGAGCCGGTGCTGCACTTCGACAGCGGTGACGACGTCGTGCTGCGGTTGCGGGTGCGGGCGACCACCGCGATCGCTCACCCGGTGATGGGCATGACGATCACGACCGAGGCCGGGACCGTCGTGTACTCCGACACGAACCTGATGACCCCGTTCCCGCCGCTGGCGGCGAACGAGGTCGCGACGTACGAGACCCGCCTTGCGCTGACGCTGCCGAGCGGTGGGTACTACGCGACGGCTTCCCTGCACAGCGCCGACGGCGGCAACAGCGTCGTGCTCGGCCGCGCCGTGCCGGTGACCTTCTACGTGTCGGGGCGCGGTCTCGCGTCGGGGGTCGCGGATCTCGGCGGTACCTTCCACCGCGCGGACTCGTGAGCGAACCGGGCGCCCCCCACCTGCCGGTCTTCGTTCTGGCGGAGAGCGCGGAGTCGGGCGAGCAGCTGCGGGCGGCACTGGGCCGGATGTCCGGCTGGTCGGCGCCGACCGGGGTCGACCTGCCGAGCCGGCTCGCCCGGCTGTTCTGGGGGCACGAATCCGGCCAGGGCGAAGCCGGCGTGTCCGCGCTGGTCGACCACGAGCACCTGATGCACGCGCTGCGCCGGCTGGCGGACTCGCTGGTGGCCGCTGCGTTGCGGCCGGGTTCGTCGGTGTTCGTGGACGTGGTCGCCGACGCGGAGCTGCTCGGCCCGTACGTCCGGCTGGTGTGGCCGGATGCGGTCGTGGTCGCGGTGGCGCACGGCGTACCCAGCGACCGGGTTGCCGCCGCGTCGCCGGACCTGGTGGTCACCGACCGCGACGTGACCAAGGACCCGCGCGCGGTCGCGGCGCGGGTGGCCGCGGTCGCTGCCGAGCGCATCGAGGCGCCGCCGCGATGGGCCCGGTTGTGGCCGCGCCGCGTCGGGAGCCGCCGCGCCCGCGTCTCGGACAGCGCGCTGCGCGACCGGCTCGTCGTCGTCCTCGGAGCGGCACGCAGCGGGACGACATGGCTGCACCGGCTGCTGTGCGCGAGCCCGTTGATCGCCGGCACGGAGACCGGCGAGACCTGGTTGTTCCCCGACATCGCGCCGGTGTGGGCGGACCAGATCCGGGCCCTTGCCGGCGACAACGTCACGCTGTCGGCGATGCGGGCGTTCTGCGACGACCTGCTCGTCGCGATGCGTGACCGGGTCGCACCCGGCGCGACCCACGTCTGCGAGAAGACCCCGACGACAGCGTGGCAGCTGCCCGTGTTGGCAAGGCTCTATCCGGACGCGCGCTACGTGCACATCGTGCGTGACGGCCGCGACGCGGCGCTGTCGTTGTCGCTGACGCGCGGAGACGGCGCTGACCTGGCCGGCGCCGCGCAGGAGTGGGTCGAAGCCGTGTCGGCGATCCGATTGGCCGCGGGCGGGTTGCGGCGCTTCACCCAGGTCCGCTACGAGGACCTGTTGGCCGACCCGTCGGCGGTCACGACCGGCTTGTGGTCCTGGCTCGGCGTACCGAGCTCGGAAGCGGCGCTGGCGGAGCTGCGCTCGCGCGCCACGCAGCGCGTCACGCCGTTGCCGGCGAGCGGCGAGATCGGCAGCGGGAAGTGGCGGTCGTTGCCGGCGGCCGAGCGCGCGGCACTGGACAGTCTCGCCGGCCCGCTGCTGCGCGAGCTCGGTTACGACGAGGCCGACTCATGACCGCGCCCGAGGAGCTGACCGTCGTCATCCCCACCCGGGACCGCTGGGACATCCTCGCCCGGACGTTGCGCGCGCTCGCCGCCCAGAGCGTGCAGGGGTTCTCGGCCGTCGTCGTCGTCGACGGCGACGACCAGGTCGTCCCGCCGTTGCCCGACTGGGTGCGGGTGATCCAGGTCGCGCACGGCGGCCCGGGTGTCGCCCGCAACGCCGGCGTGGCGGCCTCCGCGACGCCGCTGGTTCTGTTCCTCGGCGACGACATGATCCCGACGCGGCGGCTGGTCGAGAGTCATCTCGACCGGCATCGCACCGAGGGCGGGCCGACGGTCGCGGTCCTCGGCAGCGTGGACTGGCACCCGCAGGTCCCGCGTACCTCGCTGCTGGAGTGGATCGACCGGGCCGGGATGCAGTTCGAGCTCGCCGGGATCGCCGACGACGCGGGGTGGGGCCGGTTCTACTCCTGCAACGTGTCGTTGCCGCGCGCGCTGTTCGACGCGGCGGACGGCTTCGACCCGGCGTTCTCCTACTACTACGAAGACCTCGATCTCGCCTACCGGCTGCGTGACGCCGGCATGTCGCTGCGCTACGAGCCGAAGGCGCGGGCCGAGCACCTGCACTCCTACGACGAGGCGTCGTACGCCGCGAGGCTGCGCGGCATCGCCAAGGGCGAGTTCCAGCTGACGGTGAAGCACCCGGACTTCGCGCCGTACTACGCGAACAAGTTCCGTGCCGTCGAGGGCCGGCCGCGGCGCTCGGTCGCCCGTTGGCTCGCCCGGTTCGCGCCGGTCTACCTCGACGCGTTCGAGGCCGAGCAGGAGCTCGCCGAGCTGAAGGCCTATCTCGGCGACGACTACGACGAGGCGAAGCTGCGGGGACACCAGCAGGCGGTCGACGCCGAGGAGGAGGCTGCCGCCGACGAGCTGACCTTCTACCGCACCTCGACGGCGTACCTGTACGACCTCACCGTCTTTGCGATGTCGGGAACGAAGCGTCCCTATCGCGAGGCCATCATGCGGCGCATCGGGCGCGGGTCACGGCTGCTCGACTACGGCTGCGGCATCGGCAGCGACGGGCTGCGGTTCCTGGCGGCGGGCTATCGCGTCGAGTTCGCCGACTTCGCCAACCCGAGCACGGCGTACCTGCGCTGGCGGCTGGCGCAGCGCGGGATCGACGCCGCGGTGCACGACGTCGACGGCGAGGTGCGTGGCGGCTTCGAGCTGGCCTACTGCTTCGACGTGATCGAGCACGTCGAGGACCCGTTCGGCTTTCTCGCCTCGCTCGAGGCCACCGCCGACCTGGTCGCGATCAACTTCCTCGAACCGTCGCCGAACGACGTCCACGTGCACAAGCCGCTGCCGATCGAGCGACTGCTCGACTACGTCACCCGCAAGGGGCTGGTGCACTACTCGAAGCACTACGGCCGCAGCCACTTCGTGATCTACCACTCGCACGGCACCGATCCGGCCCGCCGGGCGCTCGGACGGCTGCGCCGCCTCGTTCCGAAGTAGCACACAAAGCCCCCCGCGATACGGACAGGAAGTGCGGAACCCCCGCAGATCCACCGACTCTGTGTGCTACTTCGAACGGGCGGAGGGGGTCGTGAGGGCCGTGTCGTAGGCGGCCACGTGCCGGGGGCCGACCTGGTCCCAGCTCCACTGCTCGGCGTGCCGGACACATCGCACCGGCGTCTCGGGATCGGCGGCGAGGCCGATCGTGGCGAGGATCGCGTCGGCCAGGGCGGCCGGGTCGCCCACCGGTGTCAGCGCCCCGACCCCGGCACCTGTGCCGACGATCTCGGGCATCCCGCCGGACCGCGCCGCGACGACCGGCGTACCGCAGGCGAGTGACTCGACCAGCACCAGCCCGAACGCCTCGTCCTGTGACGGCAGGACCGTCACGGTCGCGTCGCGGTAGCGCTGCGGCACGTCGTCGAGACTGCCGGTCCCGATGTCGTCGACGGCGGCAGCCACCTCGGCGGGCAGCCCGCCGGGTACGGCGCCGCCCCCGCCGATGACCAGTCGGGTCTGCGGTTGGGCGGCCAGCACCTGTGGCATCGCGGCGAGCAGGTCGGTCAGGCGCTTGTGAGGCGCGCCCGCCTGTGCCGCGAACAGCAGACGGGCGGGGCCGAGGCGCGGTGCGATGTTGGGAGTGAAGACGTCCGCGCGTACGCCGGGCGGCAGGACGAGCGGCGTACGCCCCACCACTGCGGCCAGGCCGTCGGCGGCCGACTGGGAAAGGGCCGTCGTCACGTGCGCCGCCCGGCTCGCCGCGACCAGCAGCCGGCGCGCGGAGCCGACGTTGTGAGGGGTGGGGTGACCGATCGCCGTGAACACCGTCCGCTGGCGCGCCATGCGGGAGGCGACCGCGGCGGACGGCACGAACGCGTGGACCACGTCGTAGCGGTGTCGGGCGAGCCACGGCAGCACGGTGACCCCGAACGTCTGCGTCTTGTCCAGGCCCCAGCCGGTGAGCCGGTCACCGTGGCGGTGGTGCAGCCGCACCATCCGCACCCCGCCGTCGGTCGTGACTCCGTGCGCCGGTCCGCCGGTCACGTAGTCGACGGCGTGTCCCTGCGCGGCCAGCCACCACGCCAGGTCGTGGGCGTAGCGCTCACCGCCGCGACGGACGTCGGCCCACGTGAACGGGTGGACGACCGCGATCCGCAAGGCGGACCCGGCTAGCTGGCGAACGGCGAGGTGCCGGAGGCCAGCGCGTCCCGGTACCAGTTGATCGTGCGCTCGAGCCCGTCTTCGAGTGAGACCGTCGAGGTCCAGCCCACCCGCTCGCGGGTCTTCGTCACGTCCGCGTGCATGCGGTAGATCTCGATCGGGCGTTCGGGCAGGGCGCCGAACTCCGCCTCGATCGGGTTGCCCATCAGCTCCAGGATCGTCGTGGCGATCTCGCGCATCGACACCTCGCGGCCGCAGCCGAGGTTGAACAGGTCGCCGTCGATGCCCGGAGCCGTCGCGAGTGCCACGAACCCGTCGGCGAGGTCCTCGACGTAGTTGAACTCGCGGGTCTGTCTGCCCTGGGTCATCTTCAGCGGCTGGCCTTGCACCGCCCGGGAGATGATCTCGGGGATCACTCGGTCCGGCGACTGCATCGGTCCGTAGGCGTTGAACGGCCGAACTCGGACCAGCGGCAGGTCCCGGGCGTCGGCGAACAGGCGGCAGTACTCCTCCGCGGCGTGCTTGGACACCGAGTACGGCGAGATCGGGTGGACGGTCGCGTCCTCGCGGAACGGCACGTCGATGTCGCCGTAGATCTCCGACGTACCGGTGTTGAGGAAGCGGGTGAAGCCGACCCGCTCGACCGCCATCAGCAGGTTGACCGTGCCCTGGATGTTGGTCTGGATGCACTCGTCGACGCGGTTCCACGACTTGCCGACGTGGGTGTAGGCGCCGAGATGGAAGACGTACTCCGGGCGGACCTCGTCGGCGAGCAGCTCCATCGCGCCGCGGTCGTCGAGTGAGGCCTCGTGCATCGACAGCGACTCGCGGATGTCCAGCAGCCGCGCGGGGTAGACCGAGGACACGGTGCTCGTCAGCGCGTGCACGATCGCGCCGTCGGCGACGAGGCGGCGGGTCAGGTGCGAACCGATGAAGCCGGACGCACCGGTCACCAGCACCCGCTTGCCCGCGAGTGCGCTGTCTACGCCAGCCACGGTGGTTCCTCTCTTCGGGCGAGAGCGTCGAGGTCGCTCACGTCCTTTTGGGTGTCCATCGACTTCCAGAAGCCATCGTGACGGTAGACGAACAGCGCACCACGGGCCCCGAGCGACGGCAGGATGTCGCGCTCGAGGCTGCCTCCCGCGCAGTCCCGTACGGCGTCTCGGTCGAACACGAAGAACCCGGCGTTGATGAGGTGGTCGGTCAGCACCGGCTTCTCGCGGAAGTCGGTGACCTGACCCGCCTCGTCGACGACCAGCGTCCCGTACTGGGAGGGGAGCGGGACCACGGTGACCGTCGCGCCGCCGCCGTGTGCCGTGTGGCGCGCGGCGAGCCCGGCGATGTCGACGTTTCCGACGCCGTCGCCGTACGTCGCGAAGAACTCGTCACCGACGCGGTCGAGGCAGGCCACGACCCGGTCGCCGGTGTCGGCCTCGTCGCCGGTGTCGACGACGTCGACCGTCCACTCGGTCGGCCACCCGCGGTAGGACTCGATCACGTCGTGGCGGTAGCCGGCGGCGAGGACGAAGTCGGTGAAGCCGTGACGGGCGTAGATGTCCATCACGTGGTGCAGCACGGGACGGTCGCCGACCTGGAGCATCGGCTTGGGCACGTCGGCGGTAGCCGGCCACGCGCGGACCCCTCGCCCGCCGCACAGGATGAGCACGCGCACCCGCTGAGAATAGGGAAGAGCGGATGGCACATCCGTATCGCCCTATAGGAGGAGGCGGCGGGCTCTCACGCTTCCACTGACGAGCGCCGCGCAGCCGACCACGTCCGCCACCAGCAGCTGCATCGCCCGCACCGGACGAGGGGCGCCGGGGTAGCCGACAGCCTCGCGCCACAGCGTCCGTCCCCACGGCAGCATGAGCAGCAGGGCGACCAGCCCGACCCACAGCTGAGCGGCAGCGAGCCCGACCGCGACGAGGAAGCCGGCCACCCCGAGGTCGGTGATCGCCCGCCGCTTGCCGAGGAACACACCGAGGTAGGCCCGCGAGCGCAGCTGCGGCACCAGGCGCAGCAGCTGCGGGAACCCGGCAAGCCGTCGCCGCTCGGACACGAAGCTCGCGTACGTGCCCGGCATCACGCGGTGATGCATCTGCGCGTCCGGCGCGAAGCGGAAGCCACCCGTCGCCGCGACCGTGGCGCCGAGGACGACGTCCTCACCGAACGCCCGTCCGGACAGCAGCCGCTTCGCCCCGAAACCGCCCGCCCGCACGAACGCGTCACGCCGGAGGGCGAGGTTGGCCGTCTCGTACAAGCCGGACGGGTTCGGCACGTCGAGGCTGCGCCCCCACGGCCCGGCCCAGCCGCCGGGCTCCGGGCTGGTCCGGCCTTGCACGATGTCGATCGAGTCGTCGAAGGCGCCGACCAGCCCGGTGAGCCATCCAGGGGTCGGCAGGCAGTCGTCGTCGGTGAACGCGATGAGCGGCGCCCGGGACTGCGCGATCGCGGTGTTCCGCGGGACGGCGGGTCCGTCGTGGAACGCCAGCCGCAGCGCCCGCAACCGCAACGCGTCCTGCGCGCAGCGTTCGGTCAGCACCTGCCACGTGCCGTCCTCGGAGCCGTTGTCGGACACCACCACCTCGAAGTCGGGGTGGTCCTGCGCCGCGAGCGCATCGAGCAGGCCGGCGAGCAGGCTCGCCCTGCTGTGACTGGAGACGACGACGGACACCGCGGGCGCCGCGCCGGCGAAGCTGGGGCTCTCCGCGGTGGCGATCGGTACGGCGCTCGCCATCCGGGGTTCGGTCACGACGTCCCCGCAGCGGCGAGGTGGATGTCCTCCAAGGTGTTCGCGAAGCGGTCGACGCGGTAGTTCGCGGCGGTGGCGAGGCCGCCGTTGATGAGCCGCCGCCGCAGCGCCTCGTCGGAGCCGAGCGCTCGCACCGCCGCCGCGACGGCGTCCGGTGCGTCGATCGGGACCTCCAGGCAGTTCAACCCGTCGGTCAAGAACTCCGCCGAGCCGCCGCGCCGGGTCGCGACGACGGGCGTGCCCTGCGTCATCGCCTCGAGCGGCACGAGGCCGAACGGCTCCTCCCACCGCGACAGGAACAGGAGCGCGTCGGCCGCGGCGTACACGCCCGCGAGCTCGTTGCGGGCGACGAAGTCGACGCAGGTCAGCCGGTCGTTGACGCCGAGGTGGCGGGCCAGCACCAACAGCTCCTCGCGGTGGCGGCCGTCGCCCGCGCCGACGATGTGCAGGGTCGCGTCAGGCAGGTCGCTGAGGGCGTGTACGGCGATGTCGAAGCCCTTTCGTGGCTCGACGCGCCCGACCATCAGCAGCTTGCCGGTCCACGGTCGCGGCGTCGGTCGGCGGGCAGGGAAGTCCGCCGGGTCGGTGCCGAGCGGCACGATCTGCGACTTCGAGAAGGTGATCGTCGCCTCGGCCTTGGCCCGCCGTCGCAGGTAGTCGCTGGCGAACGCGACGATCGCGGTCGGCGGCAGCTTCGGCGCCGCCGTCGGGAGCCCGGTCAGCTGGGTGACCAGCGAGCCGAGCCAGCGAGGGCGCCTGCCCCACGCGGCGGTCCACGCGTCGACGTTCGGCGCGTAGACCAGCCAGTCGTCCTCCATGACCGCGACGATCGGGTACGAACGCTCGACGCACGTCCAGACGAGGCCGACCGACATGCCGCCCATCGCCCACAGCGACACGACGTCGGGCTCGACCTCCGCCAGCACCTCTTGCAGGTGGCGCTGGTTCTCGCGCTCGATCCGCAGTCGCTCGCGCGGCGGCGGCCGGCGCAGCTGATGGTCGTGCCAGTACCACTCCAGGAGGCGGCGGACGTGCGCCTCGGCCTCGTCCTGCGCCGGATCGTGGAACGTCGTGGTCGTGGTCAGCACGGTGACGTCGTGGCCGTTCGCCCGCCACGACTCGACGGTGTCGCGGCAGGACAGCTCGTACCCACCGACCGCGTGCGGCGGGTACAAGTTGATCAGGACGAGGACTTTCACGGCTGACGCTCCGCGAACCGATCGGGGTGAGCCCAGGCTTGCGCCTGCAGATCGAACATCTCGGCGCGGGTCACGTCGCCGCGGCGTCTCGCCGATCGCGCGACGCGACGGCACGCCAGCGCGTTCGTCGCCTGCCACAACCGGGTCGCGGCCGCGGTGTGGTGGCGCCGGTAGACCACGACGCTGTTGGGGATCCACGCCGCGGGGGAGCGGGTGCCGTAGCGCTGCGCCCCGGAAGCGTTGCCGATGTGGCGTACGACGGCGTCGGGCGCGAGCCAAACCTCCCAGCCCGCTTCGCGGGCTCGCCAGCACCACTCGAGGTCCTCGCCGTACATGAACAGCGACTCGTCGAGCCCGCCGAGCTCGTCGACCGCCGCGCGGCGCAGCAGCACTGCGGCTCCCACCGCCCAGTCCACCTGGCGCTCCACCTCGTGTCCGCGCAGCGCGTCGTAGCCCGGGCGGTTGCTGGCGAGGGTCACCCGGATGGACGGGAACGGCCACGCGCTCGCCTCCCGCGTCCCGTCGGGGCGGCGCAGCGTCGGGGTGACCGCCGCCGCCCGCGGATGGCGTTGCGCGCAGGACACCATCCGGTCGAGTGCGCCGGGCTCGGGCCACGCGTCAGAGTTGAGCAGCAGCACCCACGGCGCGCTCGACCGACGCAAGATCGTGTTGACCCCGCCGGCGAACCCGAGGTTGTCTCCGCCGGCGTCGAGCTCCACCTGCGGGTACGCCGCGGCGACCGCTTGCGCCGTACCGTCGCCGGACCCGTTGTCGCGCACCAGCACCCGGATCCCAGTCGGCGTGGCGGCGAAGAGCTCGGCGAGCGCAGCCAGCGTCGTGTCGCGGGTGTTCCAGGTCACCATTGCGACGTCGACCGCAGGCCCGGTGACCGGCATGGGGCCTATCTAAGCGCCGCTGGACCTCCGGACGGCCGCGACCCGGCGCAGCCGTCTATCCTGTCTGCGGTCATGAGCATGCCTTCGACGTACGAGCTGAGCTCGCAACAGGCACTCGAAGCCGAGTCGATCCACATCTTCCGTGAGGTCGCCGCGGAGTTCGAGCGTCCGGTTCTGCTGTTTTCGGGCGGCAAGGACTCCGTGGTCATGCTCCACATCGCGTCGAAGGCGTTCTGGCCGGCGCCGATCCCGTTCCCCGTCATGCACATCGACACCGGGCACAACTTCCCGGAGGTCCTCGACTTCCGGGACCGCACCGTCGAGCGGCTCGGGCTGCGCCTGGTCGTCGGCAGCGTGGAGGAGTCGATCGCGAAGGGCCGCGTCCGCGAGCGGCCGGACGGGATCCGCAACCCGCTACAGACCGTGACCCTGCTCGACGCGATCAACGAGGGCCAGTACGACGCGGTCTTCGGCGGCGCCCGGCGCGACGAGGAGAAAGCCCGCGCCAAGGAGCGCGTCTTCAGCTTCCGCGACGAGTTCGGTCAGTGGGATCCGAAGAACCAGCGGCCCGAGCTCTGGTCGCTGTACAACGGGCGGCACCACAAGGGTGAGCACATCCGGGTCTTCCCGCTGTCGAACTGGACCGAGCTCGACATCTGGAGCTACCTCGCCAGCGAGAACGTCGAGCTGCCGAGCATCTACTTCGCCCATGAGCGCGAGGTGTTCCAGCGCGACGGCATGTGGTTGCCGGTCAGTCACCTGACCAGGCCGCGCGAGGGCGAAGAGGTCGTCACCCTCACGGTTCGCTATCGCACCGTCGGCGACATCCCCGTGACGGGCGCCGTCGAGTCGACCGCGAGGACCTACGAAGAGGTCATCGCCGAGGTCTCGGCGACCCGCATCACCGAGCGTGGGGCTACCCGCGCCGACGACCGGCTGACCGAGGCGGCGATGGAAGACCGCAAGCGCGAGGGCTACTTCTGATGCGGACGAACCACTGATGGAGCTCTTGCGATTCGCGACCGCCGGAAGCGTCGACGACGGCAAGTCGACGCTGATCGGCCGGCTCCTCTACGACACCAAGTCGATCTTCGAAGACCAGCTCGAGGCGGTCGAGCGGACTTCCCGCGCCCGTGGCGACGAGCACGTGAACCTGGCGTTGCTGACCGACGGGCTTCGCGCCGAGCGCGAGCAGGGCATCACCATCGACGTCGCCTACCGCTACTTCGCGACTCCCAAGCGGTCGTTCATCATCGCCGACACCCCCGGCCACATCCAGTACACCCGCAACATGGTGACCGGCGCCTCGACCGCGAGCCTTGCGCTGGTGCTGGTCGATGCGCGCAACGGCATCGTCGAGCAGTCGCGCCGGCACGCGTTCATCACCTCGTTGCTGCGAGTGCCCCACCTGGTGGTCTGCATCAACAAGATGGATCTCGTCGACTACGACGAGCGCGTGTTCAACCGGATCAAGGACGAGTTCCGCTCCTTCGCCGCGAAGCTGGACATCGGCGACCTGTCCTTCATCCCCATCAGCGCGCTGCACGGCGACAACGTCGTCCATCGGTCGGAGAACATGCCGTGGTACGACGGCAGCTCCCTGCTGCACCACCTCGAAGACGTCCACATCGCCAGTGACCGCAACCTGATCGACGTACGGTTCCCGGTCCAGTACGTCATCCGTCCGCAGTCGACGGCCTACCACGACTACCGCGGCTACGCCGGCCAGGTCGCGGGCGGCGTGATGAAGCCGGGTGACGAGGTCGTCGTGCTGCCCAGCGGCATGAAGGCCACCATCGCCGGGATCGACACCGCGCAGGGTGAGGTCGCCGAGGCGTTCCCGCCGATGTCGGTGACCGTGCGGTTGACCGACGACATCGACGTGTCCCGCGGCGACATGATCTGCCGGCCGCACAACCAGCCCACCGTCAGCC encodes the following:
- a CDS encoding ABC transporter ATP-binding protein; protein product: MTGQPVISLREVSKRYVKYDDQPMLANALRLRARSRRSSLLALENVDLDVHAGESLGVLGRNGAGKSTLLQLLCGVTAPSSGVVKVRGKVAPLISVGVGFHPELTGRENIYVNGTILGMSNAEIDRRLDGIVDFAEVESFIDTPVKFYSSGMFVRLGFSVAVAADPDVLLVDEVLAVGDFAFQLKCFARMQEIRANGTTIVVVSHNLNVVRGFCDRALVMSHGHKIFDGPTFEAISEFYNVVGSEAMADPSTGELATHGADIESLSLHNAATGEPVLHFDSGDDVVLRLRVRATTAIAHPVMGMTITTEAGTVVYSDTNLMTPFPPLAANEVATYETRLALTLPSGGYYATASLHSADGGNSVVLGRAVPVTFYVSGRGLASGVADLGGTFHRADS
- a CDS encoding sulfotransferase, encoding MSEPGAPHLPVFVLAESAESGEQLRAALGRMSGWSAPTGVDLPSRLARLFWGHESGQGEAGVSALVDHEHLMHALRRLADSLVAAALRPGSSVFVDVVADAELLGPYVRLVWPDAVVVAVAHGVPSDRVAAASPDLVVTDRDVTKDPRAVAARVAAVAAERIEAPPRWARLWPRRVGSRRARVSDSALRDRLVVVLGAARSGTTWLHRLLCASPLIAGTETGETWLFPDIAPVWADQIRALAGDNVTLSAMRAFCDDLLVAMRDRVAPGATHVCEKTPTTAWQLPVLARLYPDARYVHIVRDGRDAALSLSLTRGDGADLAGAAQEWVEAVSAIRLAAGGLRRFTQVRYEDLLADPSAVTTGLWSWLGVPSSEAALAELRSRATQRVTPLPASGEIGSGKWRSLPAAERAALDSLAGPLLRELGYDEADS
- a CDS encoding glycosyltransferase → MTAPEELTVVIPTRDRWDILARTLRALAAQSVQGFSAVVVVDGDDQVVPPLPDWVRVIQVAHGGPGVARNAGVAASATPLVLFLGDDMIPTRRLVESHLDRHRTEGGPTVAVLGSVDWHPQVPRTSLLEWIDRAGMQFELAGIADDAGWGRFYSCNVSLPRALFDAADGFDPAFSYYYEDLDLAYRLRDAGMSLRYEPKARAEHLHSYDEASYAARLRGIAKGEFQLTVKHPDFAPYYANKFRAVEGRPRRSVARWLARFAPVYLDAFEAEQELAELKAYLGDDYDEAKLRGHQQAVDAEEEAAADELTFYRTSTAYLYDLTVFAMSGTKRPYREAIMRRIGRGSRLLDYGCGIGSDGLRFLAAGYRVEFADFANPSTAYLRWRLAQRGIDAAVHDVDGEVRGGFELAYCFDVIEHVEDPFGFLASLEATADLVAINFLEPSPNDVHVHKPLPIERLLDYVTRKGLVHYSKHYGRSHFVIYHSHGTDPARRALGRLRRLVPK
- a CDS encoding glycosyltransferase family 4 protein; this translates as MRIAVVHPFTWADVRRGGERYAHDLAWWLAAQGHAVDYVTGGPAHGVTTDGGVRMVRLHHRHGDRLTGWGLDKTQTFGVTVLPWLARHRYDVVHAFVPSAAVASRMARQRTVFTAIGHPTPHNVGSARRLLVAASRAAHVTTALSQSAADGLAAVVGRTPLVLPPGVRADVFTPNIAPRLGPARLLFAAQAGAPHKRLTDLLAAMPQVLAAQPQTRLVIGGGGAVPGGLPAEVAAAVDDIGTGSLDDVPQRYRDATVTVLPSQDEAFGLVLVESLACGTPVVAARSGGMPEIVGTGAGVGALTPVGDPAALADAILATIGLAADPETPVRCVRHAEQWSWDQVGPRHVAAYDTALTTPSARSK
- a CDS encoding GDP-mannose 4,6-dehydratase, giving the protein MAGVDSALAGKRVLVTGASGFIGSHLTRRLVADGAIVHALTSTVSSVYPARLLDIRESLSMHEASLDDRGAMELLADEVRPEYVFHLGAYTHVGKSWNRVDECIQTNIQGTVNLLMAVERVGFTRFLNTGTSEIYGDIDVPFREDATVHPISPYSVSKHAAEEYCRLFADARDLPLVRVRPFNAYGPMQSPDRVIPEIISRAVQGQPLKMTQGRQTREFNYVEDLADGFVALATAPGIDGDLFNLGCGREVSMREIATTILELMGNPIEAEFGALPERPIEIYRMHADVTKTRERVGWTSTVSLEDGLERTINWYRDALASGTSPFAS
- a CDS encoding sugar phosphate nucleotidyltransferase, translated to MRVLILCGGRGVRAWPATADVPKPMLQVGDRPVLHHVMDIYARHGFTDFVLAAGYRHDVIESYRGWPTEWTVDVVDTGDEADTGDRVVACLDRVGDEFFATYGDGVGNVDIAGLAARHTAHGGGATVTVVPLPSQYGTLVVDEAGQVTDFREKPVLTDHLINAGFFVFDRDAVRDCAGGSLERDILPSLGARGALFVYRHDGFWKSMDTQKDVSDLDALARREEPPWLA
- a CDS encoding glycosyltransferase family A protein, translated to MTEPRMASAVPIATAESPSFAGAAPAVSVVVSSHSRASLLAGLLDALAAQDHPDFEVVVSDNGSEDGTWQVLTERCAQDALRLRALRLAFHDGPAVPRNTAIAQSRAPLIAFTDDDCLPTPGWLTGLVGAFDDSIDIVQGRTSPEPGGWAGPWGRSLDVPNPSGLYETANLALRRDAFVRAGGFGAKRLLSGRAFGEDVVLGATVAATGGFRFAPDAQMHHRVMPGTYASFVSERRRLAGFPQLLRLVPQLRSRAYLGVFLGKRRAITDLGVAGFLVAVGLAAAQLWVGLVALLLMLPWGRTLWREAVGYPGAPRPVRAMQLLVADVVGCAALVSGSVRARRLLL
- a CDS encoding glycosyltransferase family 4 protein, which codes for MKVLVLINLYPPHAVGGYELSCRDTVESWRANGHDVTVLTTTTTFHDPAQDEAEAHVRRLLEWYWHDHQLRRPPPRERLRIERENQRHLQEVLAEVEPDVVSLWAMGGMSVGLVWTCVERSYPIVAVMEDDWLVYAPNVDAWTAAWGRRPRWLGSLVTQLTGLPTAAPKLPPTAIVAFASDYLRRRAKAEATITFSKSQIVPLGTDPADFPARRPTPRPWTGKLLMVGRVEPRKGFDIAVHALSDLPDATLHIVGAGDGRHREELLVLARHLGVNDRLTCVDFVARNELAGVYAAADALLFLSRWEEPFGLVPLEAMTQGTPVVATRRGGSAEFLTDGLNCLEVPIDAPDAVAAAVRALGSDEALRRRLINGGLATAANYRVDRFANTLEDIHLAAAGTS
- a CDS encoding glycosyltransferase family 2 protein; the encoded protein is MPVTGPAVDVAMVTWNTRDTTLAALAELFAATPTGIRVLVRDNGSGDGTAQAVAAAYPQVELDAGGDNLGFAGGVNTILRRSSAPWVLLLNSDAWPEPGALDRMVSCAQRHPRAAAVTPTLRRPDGTREASAWPFPSIRVTLASNRPGYDALRGHEVERQVDWAVGAAVLLRRAAVDELGGLDESLFMYGEDLEWCWRAREAGWEVWLAPDAVVRHIGNASGAQRYGTRSPAAWIPNSVVVYRRHHTAAATRLWQATNALACRRVARSARRRGDVTRAEMFDLQAQAWAHPDRFAERQP
- the cysD gene encoding sulfate adenylyltransferase subunit CysD; the protein is MSMPSTYELSSQQALEAESIHIFREVAAEFERPVLLFSGGKDSVVMLHIASKAFWPAPIPFPVMHIDTGHNFPEVLDFRDRTVERLGLRLVVGSVEESIAKGRVRERPDGIRNPLQTVTLLDAINEGQYDAVFGGARRDEEKARAKERVFSFRDEFGQWDPKNQRPELWSLYNGRHHKGEHIRVFPLSNWTELDIWSYLASENVELPSIYFAHEREVFQRDGMWLPVSHLTRPREGEEVVTLTVRYRTVGDIPVTGAVESTARTYEEVIAEVSATRITERGATRADDRLTEAAMEDRKREGYF